The Flavobacterium johnsoniae genomic sequence TAAATAATGGTGCTTTTTCTAAGTTTTTAACTTTTGTACTTAATTGCTCCCATTCGTGTTTTTCTAATTTACCCGTTCTTAACTTTTCTGAAGACAAACCTGTTTCAGAAGAAATAAGCCTCGTAATTAACTGAACTGAAGCCATCTCCAGAGAGAAAATCGCTACTGCATGTCCAAACTGAATACTCACGTTTCTTGCCATCGAAAGTACGAAGGCTGTTTTACCCATACCAGGACGAGCCGCAATAATAATCAAATCCGAAGGTTGCCATCCAGAAGTTACTTCATCCAGTTTTTCAAATCCGGTTGCAACTCCACTCAAACCTTCTTTACCCGCAATTTCTTCAATACGTTTTTTCGCCTGGAGAACCAAACTCTGAGCAGTCTCAGAACTACGCTTGATATTTCCCTGAGTTACTTCGTATAATTTAGATTCGGCTTTGTCCAACAAATCGAAAACGTCTGTTGTTTCATCATAAGACTCTTCGATAATTTCAGAAGAAATTCTAATCAAACTTCTTTGAATGAATTTTTGAAGAATAATACGCGAGTGAAATTCGATGTGCGCAGAAGATGCAATTTTTTGCGTCAGCTGAATTAAATAAAAATCTCCTCCTGCCAAATCTAATTTTCCGTTCTTTTTCAACTGAGTCGAAACGGTCAATATATCGATTGGCTGTGTTTCTGTAAAAAGCTGTAAAATAGCTTCAAAAATATGTTTGTGTGCGTCTTTGTAAAAAGCATCAGGCTGCAAAATATCAATTACATCATCTACCCCTTTCTTATCAATCATCATCGCACCAAGTACAGCCTCTTCCAAGTCAATTACTTGAGGAGGGAGCTTACCTTTTTCTAGATTGATAATTGTGGTTTTGTCGACCTTTACAGGGCTAAAGTTTTTGAAATTTTCCATAAAGCGAAAGTAGCAAAATTTAAAAAAAATATGCTATCGAGTTATAACTAAAAATTGTTTATAAATAATATTATTTTGTTGATAACCAAAAAAAAATCCGAAACTGTAAGGCTTCGGATTGTAAGTTGTTTTTTATGAATTTACTCTTTATACTCGCCCATATTACTGTATTTGTCCATTCTTTGGGCAATTAAGTCGGCTGTTGATAAGTCTTTCAATTCATTATATCCTTTAGTGATGTATTCTGCTACTGTTTTAAAAGTAGTTTCTCTGTCATAGTGCGCTCCGCCTAGTGGTTCAGGGATAACATCATCAACTAATTTTTGTTTTTTCATGTCAGAAGAAGTCAATTTTAAAGCTTCTGCTGCACGCTCTTTATATTCCCAGCTTTTCCATAAAATAGAAGAGCAAGATTCTGGAGAAATTACAGAATACCAAGTGTTTTCTAACATATATACTTTATCTCCAACACCAATTCCTAAAGCTCCTCCCGAAGCACCTTCAC encodes the following:
- the dnaB gene encoding replicative DNA helicase — encoded protein: MENFKNFSPVKVDKTTIINLEKGKLPPQVIDLEEAVLGAMMIDKKGVDDVIDILQPDAFYKDAHKHIFEAILQLFTETQPIDILTVSTQLKKNGKLDLAGGDFYLIQLTQKIASSAHIEFHSRIILQKFIQRSLIRISSEIIEESYDETTDVFDLLDKAESKLYEVTQGNIKRSSETAQSLVLQAKKRIEEIAGKEGLSGVATGFEKLDEVTSGWQPSDLIIIAARPGMGKTAFVLSMARNVSIQFGHAVAIFSLEMASVQLITRLISSETGLSSEKLRTGKLEKHEWEQLSTKVKNLEKAPLFIDDTPSLSIFDLRAKCRRLASQHGIKLIIIDYLQLMTAGGSGKGGGNREQEISTISRNLKALAKELNVPVIALSQLSRAVETRGSSKRPLLSDLRESGAIEQDADIVSFIYRPEYYKIEEWDDDEASSTAGQAEFIIAKHRNGGLENIRLKFLGHLGKFDNLEDFTGGYDDLPSKMNHDDNPFITKNLPSANEAFGSNLNDDDDDSDVPF